TTGTGACAACTGACCCAGCCCCTGTTTTTCCAGAATGGGAAGTGAACACGATTTATACTGTCGGAGATAAGGTTACTTACAATGGAAAATTATTCGAATGTATATCGGATCATACCTCTTTAGATGGCTGGCAACCAGGTAATGTACCGACATTGTGGACAGAAATTGATCCGACGGATACCCAATCACCTACTCCACCGACAAATCTAGTGGTGACAGATGTATCAGAAAATAGTGTTTCTCTATCTTGGAGTGCTTCTAGTGATAACATGGGGGTCACGGCGTATGATGTACTAAAAGGTTCGGAGCTTGTAGCAACGGTAACGGACACGAATGCAACAATTTTGGATTTGAATCCAAATCAAACGTATACTTTTACAGTGAAGGCAAAGGATGCGGCTGGTAATTTTTCTATGACAAGTGATATTGTATCTGTGAAAACAGATACTGGTGATTTAGAAGCACCTACATCACCGATGAATCTAACTGTAACGGCTGTTACAGATAAAAGCGTCTCACTTTCATGGGATGCATCTATGGATAATGTTGGCATAGCAGGTTATAACATTTATATCAATAATAATGATCTGGTACAATCGGTATCAAGTACGAATGCAACAGTTCAGGGGTTAATACCTGACACCTCTTATACCTTCACTGTTATGGCAAAAGACATGGCTGGGAATGTTTCGGATCCAAGTAATGCTGTGAATGTGACAACGGATGAGGAAATGATTGATGCAGAAGCACCAAGTATACCAAGTAATTTAATGGCTACGAACATTACCGATACAAGTATTACATTAGAATGGAATGCTTCTACAGATAATGTAGGGGTAACAGGTTACGACATATATAATGGTGCTTCTATGGCTGCAAACGTAATTGGAACAACTGCAACAATTAGTAGTCTAATGCCAAACAACACTTATACGTTTTCTGTCAAAGCAAGAGACGTAGTAGGAAATGTATCCATGTCAAGTAATGAATTGCAGGTATCAACCACAGACACTCCTTCTGTTCGAGATAAAATAATAGTTGGTTATTGGCATAACTTTGATAACGGTTCAGGGTTTATAAGATTATCTGATATTTCACCAGATTTTGATGTCATTAATGTAGCTTTTGCAGAACCTACAAATGGTGCACAAGATGGAACGATAGGGTTTACACCGTACAATTATACCGATTCAGACTTCATTGATGACGTTGCTTATTTACAGAGTCAGGGAAAGAAAATAATCATCTCGATTGGAGGAGCGAACGGGCAGGTACAGTTAGCAACTGATCAAGCGCGTGATAATTTTATTAGTTCAATGAAAGACATCATCTCTACCTATGGATTTAATGGTTTAGATATTGACTTCGAGGGTCAGTCTCTACATTTGGATCCAGGTGATACAGATATTAACAATCCAACAACACCTGTTGTTTCAAATTTGATATCGGCAGTACGTGAGCTGCATGATTATTTCGGGGATTCTTTCATGATAACGATGGCACCAGAAACTTTCTTCGTACAATTAGGATATACATTTTATGGTGGCAGTGGAGGGAGTGATGACCGTGCAGGTGTTTACCTTCCTGTTATTCAAGGACTTCGTGATATCTTAGATTGGTTACAAGTTCAACATTACAACTCAGGTCCTATCCCAGGATTAGATAATGTATATTACAACATGGGGAATGCTGACTTTCATGTGGCCATGGCAGAGATGGTACTAACTGGATTTCCGGTTGCGGGAAATACAGATAACTATTTCCTGGCACTTCGTCCAGATCAGGTACTTATCGGGTTACCGGCTAATGTTAATGCTGGAAATGGTTTTACATCTGTGTCTGAAGTGCACAAAGCCTTAGATTATTTGATGAAAGGTGAGTCTTTTGGTGGGCAGTACACTCTTCAAAATCCAGAAGGTTTTCCTGGAATGCGAGGATTAATGACGTGGTCAATTAATTGGGATCAGTTTAACAACTTTGAATTTTCAAGCAGTCATCGAGCATACTTGGATAGCTTTGTAGTTGAAGAAGATACAGAAGCACCAAGCACTCCGAGCAACTTAATGACTACAAACATAACCTCGACAAGTGTTACATTAGCATGGAATGCCTCCACAGATAATGTAGGAGTGACAGAATATACCGTAAATTACGGTTCAGGAAGTATGGATGTCACTGACACAAGTACGACAGTTACAGGACTCTCAGAAAATACATCTTACACATTCACGGTAACAGCAAAAGACGCGGTAGGGAATGTGTCCTCTTCAAGTAATGCGGTAACGGTAACCACAGATGGACCTGATACCGAAACGCCAACAGCCCCAACAAACCTACAAGTGACAGATAAGTCTTCTTCAAGTGTTAGTTTAAGCTGGAATGCCTCCACAGATAATGTAGGAGTGACAGGATATACCGTAGATTACGGTTCAGGAAGTATGGATGTCACTGACACAAATACGACCATTAGTGGATTATCTGCAGACACAACCTACACGTTTACGGTAACAGCAAAAGATGCGGCAGGGAATATGTCACAAGGGACTTCTATCCAAGCAACTACAGATGCCTCAATGGGTGCACAATCTTGGGAAGTGGGTGTTAGTTACCAAGTGGGCGATCTAGTAACCTACGGTGGTCAAACGTACGTCTGTATAACAGCTCATACCTCTCTAGCAAACTGGCAACCGCCATATGTGCCCGCATTGTGGAGCTTAGATGATACAGTAGAACAAGATACACAGGCTCCGACGATACCTGGAAATCTTCAATCTACAAGTAAAACATCGAATAGTGTTAGCTTGGTATGGGATGCATCCACAGATAATGTAGGAGTGACCGGGTATACCGTAAATTACGGTTCAGGAAGTATGAATGTGACCAGCACAAGTACGACGATCAATGGTCTTTCAGCAGACACAACCTACACGTTTACGGTAACAGCAAAAGATGCAGCAGGAAACGAATCCTCTTCAAGTAATGCGATCACAGTAACAACCGATATTTCCGATCCAACGGATGAGATTGCCCCAAGTACCCCAACGAATTTACAAGTGACGGGTCAATCTACCTCTAGTATTAGCTTAAGTTGGAGTGCTTCAACGGATAATGTAGGAGTGACAGGATATACCGTAAGTTATGGTTCAGGAAGTATGGATGTAACGGGTACAAGTGCAACCATCAGTGGACTATCAGCAAATACATCTTACACATTTACAGTAACAGCAAAAGACGCGGCCGGTAATGTTTCATCAGGAACAGATATAGAAGCAACAACAGATGCCTCAACAGGAACACAACCTTGGGAAGCGGGTATCAGTTACAATGTGAATGACGAAGTAACCTATGGTGGTCAAACGTACGTGTGTATACAATCTCATACTTCTCTAGCAGGGTGGGAGCCACCAAACGTGCCTGCATTATGGGGGCTGAAATGAGAATATAATGCAAGAGGTAGCAACAAAATCTCAATATTATTAAATGATGTAAATGATACCAATACTGACATGATTTAAAAGTTTACGGCTGAAAAGAGTGTCTTTAAATAGAAGGCACTCTTTCTATTTCCTCAACCCATCCAATATTAATATCCCAATTCTAATAGGATCACTATACAAATGAATAATTATTTCATCCTTTAAAATGATTGAAACTATTATTCTACTTGATGAAGTGAAATTATTTTTAGAGAAAGTTACCCCTCATCGTATAATGTTAGACCTTCCATGAATTTAGATGTGTTTATATAATTAAATATGTAGACTTCTACGTAGAAACTTTATACTTTCTATATTACTAATACTAGGAGGAATGATAATATGACTTTGAAAAGAAAGTCTATTAAAAGATCATTTGTTATGCTATTCATCATTTCACTATTATTTTCTTTGTTACAATTCCATGTTTTTAATTATGAAAAGGTAGAGGCAAACTCCAATTATAAAATTGTGGGTTATTATCCTTCTTGGGGTGCCTATGGGCGTGACTATCAAGTTTGGGACATGGACGTTTCAAAGGTAACCCATATTAACTATGCGTTTGCTGATATTTGCTGGGATGGAAGACATGGCAATCCTGACCCAACAGGTCCTAATCCTACTACTTGGACTTGTCAGGATGAAAATGGAACGATAGATGTACCGAACGGTTCTATCGTGTTAGGGGATCCATGGATTGATGTTCAAAAAAGTAACCCTGGAGATACTTGGGATGAACCGATTAAAGGAAACATCAAACAGCTAAATCTATTAAAAGAGCAAAATCCTCATTTGAAAACGATGATTTCTGTTGGTGGATGGACTTGGTCTAATCGTTTTTCTGATGCTGCAGCTAGTCAAATAACTCGAGAGAATTTTGCTAATTCGGCAGTGGATTTTCTAAGAAAGTATCAATTTGATGGTGTCGATTTAGATTGGGAATATCCGGTTAGTGGTGGTTTACCAGGGAATAGTACTCGTCCAGAAGATAAACAAAACTATACATTATTATTACAAGAAGTACGTGAAAAACTAAATATTGCAGGAGCTGAAGATGGCAAATATTATTCCCTCACCATCGCTTCAGGAGCAGGACCAACTTATGCTCAAAATACAGAGCTTGATAAGATAGCAAATGTTGTAGATTGGATTAATATCATGACTTATGACTTTAATGGAGGATGGCAAACTATTAGTGCCCATAACTCACCATTGTATTTTGACCCAGCAGCAGCCAGTTCAAATGTGCCAAACGCTGCTGAATTTAATATTGAAGCAGGTGTTCAAGGTCATATAAATGCTGGAGTACCCGCACAAAAAATCGTAATAGGAACACCATTTTATGGGCGAGGCTGGAGTAGTTGTTCATCAGATAATAACGGAGAATATCAAAGCTGTTCTGCTGCAAATGATGGAACTTGGGAGAATGGGGTTTGGGACTATACTGATTTAGAAGACAACTATATCAATAAAAATGGTTATGTTCGTTACTGGAACGACGTGGCCAAAGTGCCTTTCTTATATAACGCTTCCAATGGTAACTTTATTACCTATGATGATGTGGAGTCTTTCGGTTATAAAACAGATTTTATAAAATCAAATGGACTAGGTGGAGCCATGTTCTGGGAGTTTAGTGGGGATCGGAACAAGGTATTATTAAACAAGTTAACAAGTGATTTAGATAGTGGTGGAGTACCTGATAACGAAGCACCTACTGTACCAAGTAACCTTAGAGTAACAAGTAAAACATCAAGTAGTATAAGTCTAGTTTGGGATGCTTCAACAGATAATGTAGGAGTAACGGGATACATTGTAACCTATGGTAATCAGTCAATAAATGTAGGTAGTTTAAATGCAACCATTAGCGGTCTTGCTCCTAATACATCTTATACTTTTACGGTAAAAGCAAAAGATGCTGCAGGTAATGTCTCCGTCCAAAGTAATGCAATAACAGAAACAACGGAGCAGTCTAACGATACTACTCCGCCAACTATACCTACAAATCTACAGGTAACTGCAAAAACTTTTACAAGTGTTGACCTAAGCTGGTCAGCTTCCACAGATAATGAAGGGGTAACAGGTTATACTGTTTCATATGATTTAGGCACTGTAGAAGTAACGGAAACTTCCGTAAGTATTAACGGATTAACCGCGGATACAACGTATACTTTTACAGTTACAGCAAAGGATGCAGCTGGTAACATATCAGATGAAACGTCGATACAGGTCACAACGGAATCACCAAACAGTTGCCCTTACCCAGCTTGGGATGAGAATACAGAATATGCTGGTGGTATGAGAGTAACCTACAATGGGAAGGTTTACGAGTCTAAATGGTGGACAGTAGGAGAATTTCCTGATCAAAGCGATGAATGGGGTGTGTGGAAATATATTAGTACTTGTGATGGTGGGGGAGGCGAAGTAGATAATGAAGCACCAAGCATTCCAAGCAATCTCCAAATCACAGGAAAAAGTTCAAACAGTGTAAGTTTAGCTTGGGATGCTTCAACAGATAATGTGGGTGTAACAGGATACACGATCACATATGATTTAGGTAGTGTAGAGGTAACAAATACAACGACAACCATCAATGGATTAAGTGCTGAAACAACGTATACTTTTAGTGTGACAGCAAAGGATTCAGCAGGGAACGAGTCAGAAGCGGTGTCCATTCAAGCCACTACAGATGAAGGTGATCCATCGGGTGCTGAGCCATGGGAAGCTGGGGTTAATTACAGTGCAAATGATGAGGTAACCTATAATGGGAACACCTATTATTGTATTCAAGCTCATACCTCACAAATAGGTTGGGAGCCGCCAAATGTTCCTGCTTTATGGGGTTTAAAATAGTACTATATAAATTACTAAAACAGTCAGATTTGAATTTTCCAATGGTTCTACTCACAAAGCTTCTTCCATAGAGGAGGAGCTTTGTTTATGTGAATAAAATGTTACTTGTTCAATTTTCCAAAAGGAAATACCTTTTTATTGTGGAAATAGTTTATAATTAAATCTACCACAAATTAAAGGAGAAAAAAATGACAGGAAATAATCATATAGAAGATCAAGAAAATTCTATTTTAATTATTGATAGTTTTGCATTATTATTTAGAGGATTTTACGCTACAGCAGTCACTGGAAACTATATGAAAAACTCTCAAGGTCTTTATACGAATGGTATATATCAGTTTACTAGATATATGCTTGATGCCATTGAGCGATTTGAACCTACCCATGTGATCTGTGCTTTTGATATGGGAGAAAAAACATTTCGTAACGAAATGTATTCAAATTATAAAGCAAACCGAGGTGCTCCACCAGATGAACTCATCCCACAATTTGATAAGCTCTGGGAATTGGTAGAAGCATTTGAAATTCCTTGTATGGGGAAGGTTGGTTATGAAGCAGATGACATGATCGGATCTATTGCCAAACATTACTCAGCTCAAGGGATAGAGGTAAATGTATTAACAGGGGATAAAGATACTTTACAATTAATCAATGAAAAAACGAAAGTAACACTAATGAAAAAAGGATTTGGCAATTACTTAACAATTGGAATGGATAATTTTAAAGAAGAAACAGGTGTATCTTATCCATATCAAATTATTGAAATGAAAGGTTTAATGGGAGACGCATCAGATAATATACCCGGATGTCCTAAAGTAGGTCCTAAAACCGCAATCAAATTAATTGATGAGTTTGAAAATATCGATCAATTGTTTGAAAACATAGTTCAAGTAAAAGGTAAGTTACAAGAAAGATTGTTAGAAAATAAAGAATTAATTTATTTATCAAAGGAACTGGCAACAATTCATACTGATGTTGAATTCCTATGCGACTTAGATGACTGTACTTATGTGATTAATCAAGAGAAACTTATTCATAAATTAAAGGAATTTGAATTTAAATCTCTAATTAGAAAGTTCGCAGTTTAAATATTATTGATTTTATTAGATTAGGACCCCGCAAAAGTATTCGGACTATGCATCATCGAATTTTGTTCACTTTTGTGGGTTATTTGTCATGAGTGGCATGACCAGGTGGGTCCTGTCGTGGAAGCCCCTCATGTAATTCACGATTTTCATAAGTGAATGAGTTAGCCGGTCGTTGGTCTTCTCTCCAAGGAGAGCTTTTCCCTAAGGATTCACTTAATAAATCCATACCATAAGCCCCTTCTGGAAATTCTTCAGCGGTTAAATCATTGCGCTGAGATTCTACTGTTTTTAGATCTGTAAATTTTCTTTTTCTTTCTTTTTGAAATGGTTTGTTATTCATGAAAAAACCTCCTAGGAAAGATGTGATCGTATTGTCACATTATTTTTCCCTGGGAGGTTTGTTCTATGCGTAAATATTAACTTGGAAATAAAAAAATATAGATTTATTTTCCACCCAACTTATATAAAATAAATTGGATTATAGGTCAGAAAAATGAACTACACCTACGATAAGGTCTAAAAAGGCACGTAGTTCTATACCTTCTTCTTCATTTAATTGATATACATGCTCTAAATAACCTTCTTCTTCTAAATCATCAGGACCAAGAATTGCGGTTTTACCTGATTGTAAATCTGCAACTATTTTTTTTCCGTAAAACCTTCCTG
This genomic window from Chengkuizengella sediminis contains:
- a CDS encoding fibronectin type III domain-containing protein, yielding MSLNVGLKTRLSKYGIIFLIIIMLLPSQVIQQTEVVALENEQLIQEEDETFRIVGYFPSWGIYDRDYRMEDIDGNKVTHINYAFADICWGGIHGNPSQDPGNPNQQTWSCTDSGVPLQSGNVPDGSIVLGEPWADVQTTYGGEMTGVTFEECMSEAKCGNFKQMRDLKDKYPHVKTLISVGGWTWSNRFSDMAADPVTRQRFAESSVDFIREYGFDGVDLDWEYPVVEAIPGNSARPEDKTNFTLLLQDIRDALDEAGVEDGQHYLLTIASGANPVYAENTELDKIANIVDFINIMTYDYHGGSWEANTSFNSPLYPDPNDPYYDDPNEATYGFYIDYGVQLYKQHGVPMDKLVLGMPIYARSWKNCNTDNYGLFQECTESADGLRVPVGTWDSQQWGFTGVFDYGDIAADFVNQNGYVRYWNDYAKVPYLFNADLGVFISYDDEESIGYKTEYVRQQGLGGAMFWEFSGDCRTSSKYNCTGTKMVDVIAEELYGKPIPSQADNEAPSAPENVVVLSKTHNSITLSWNAATDNIGVVGYDVYNGSTFAGSVTGTNIEITRLIEETSYTFTIKAKDENSNVSTFSNPISVTTNPRPEDLEPPTIPTNLIVTGKTQNSVYLAWESSTDDVELTHYVISNGLNSIEVNEIETSIEFTGLVDNTTYTFTVKAKDAVGKLSDESNAVIVTTDPAPVFPEWEVNTIYTVGDKVTYNGKLFECISDHTSLDGWQPGNVPTLWTEIDPTDTQSPTPPTNLVVTDVSENSVSLSWSASSDNMGVTAYDVLKGSELVATVTDTNATILDLNPNQTYTFTVKAKDAAGNFSMTSDIVSVKTDTGDLEAPTSPMNLTVTAVTDKSVSLSWDASMDNVGIAGYNIYINNNDLVQSVSSTNATVQGLIPDTSYTFTVMAKDMAGNVSDPSNAVNVTTDEEMIDAEAPSIPSNLMATNITDTSITLEWNASTDNVGVTGYDIYNGASMAANVIGTTATISSLMPNNTYTFSVKARDVVGNVSMSSNELQVSTTDTPSVRDKIIVGYWHNFDNGSGFIRLSDISPDFDVINVAFAEPTNGAQDGTIGFTPYNYTDSDFIDDVAYLQSQGKKIIISIGGANGQVQLATDQARDNFISSMKDIISTYGFNGLDIDFEGQSLHLDPGDTDINNPTTPVVSNLISAVRELHDYFGDSFMITMAPETFFVQLGYTFYGGSGGSDDRAGVYLPVIQGLRDILDWLQVQHYNSGPIPGLDNVYYNMGNADFHVAMAEMVLTGFPVAGNTDNYFLALRPDQVLIGLPANVNAGNGFTSVSEVHKALDYLMKGESFGGQYTLQNPEGFPGMRGLMTWSINWDQFNNFEFSSSHRAYLDSFVVEEDTEAPSTPSNLMTTNITSTSVTLAWNASTDNVGVTEYTVNYGSGSMDVTDTSTTVTGLSENTSYTFTVTAKDAVGNVSSSSNAVTVTTDGPDTETPTAPTNLQVTDKSSSSVSLSWNASTDNVGVTGYTVDYGSGSMDVTDTNTTISGLSADTTYTFTVTAKDAAGNMSQGTSIQATTDASMGAQSWEVGVSYQVGDLVTYGGQTYVCITAHTSLANWQPPYVPALWSLDDTVEQDTQAPTIPGNLQSTSKTSNSVSLVWDASTDNVGVTGYTVNYGSGSMNVTSTSTTINGLSADTTYTFTVTAKDAAGNESSSSNAITVTTDISDPTDEIAPSTPTNLQVTGQSTSSISLSWSASTDNVGVTGYTVSYGSGSMDVTGTSATISGLSANTSYTFTVTAKDAAGNVSSGTDIEATTDASTGTQPWEAGISYNVNDEVTYGGQTYVCIQSHTSLAGWEPPNVPALWGLK
- a CDS encoding glycosyl hydrolase family 18 protein; this encodes MTLKRKSIKRSFVMLFIISLLFSLLQFHVFNYEKVEANSNYKIVGYYPSWGAYGRDYQVWDMDVSKVTHINYAFADICWDGRHGNPDPTGPNPTTWTCQDENGTIDVPNGSIVLGDPWIDVQKSNPGDTWDEPIKGNIKQLNLLKEQNPHLKTMISVGGWTWSNRFSDAAASQITRENFANSAVDFLRKYQFDGVDLDWEYPVSGGLPGNSTRPEDKQNYTLLLQEVREKLNIAGAEDGKYYSLTIASGAGPTYAQNTELDKIANVVDWINIMTYDFNGGWQTISAHNSPLYFDPAAASSNVPNAAEFNIEAGVQGHINAGVPAQKIVIGTPFYGRGWSSCSSDNNGEYQSCSAANDGTWENGVWDYTDLEDNYINKNGYVRYWNDVAKVPFLYNASNGNFITYDDVESFGYKTDFIKSNGLGGAMFWEFSGDRNKVLLNKLTSDLDSGGVPDNEAPTVPSNLRVTSKTSSSISLVWDASTDNVGVTGYIVTYGNQSINVGSLNATISGLAPNTSYTFTVKAKDAAGNVSVQSNAITETTEQSNDTTPPTIPTNLQVTAKTFTSVDLSWSASTDNEGVTGYTVSYDLGTVEVTETSVSINGLTADTTYTFTVTAKDAAGNISDETSIQVTTESPNSCPYPAWDENTEYAGGMRVTYNGKVYESKWWTVGEFPDQSDEWGVWKYISTCDGGGGEVDNEAPSIPSNLQITGKSSNSVSLAWDASTDNVGVTGYTITYDLGSVEVTNTTTTINGLSAETTYTFSVTAKDSAGNESEAVSIQATTDEGDPSGAEPWEAGVNYSANDEVTYNGNTYYCIQAHTSQIGWEPPNVPALWGLK
- a CDS encoding 5'-3' exonuclease: MTGNNHIEDQENSILIIDSFALLFRGFYATAVTGNYMKNSQGLYTNGIYQFTRYMLDAIERFEPTHVICAFDMGEKTFRNEMYSNYKANRGAPPDELIPQFDKLWELVEAFEIPCMGKVGYEADDMIGSIAKHYSAQGIEVNVLTGDKDTLQLINEKTKVTLMKKGFGNYLTIGMDNFKEETGVSYPYQIIEMKGLMGDASDNIPGCPKVGPKTAIKLIDEFENIDQLFENIVQVKGKLQERLLENKELIYLSKELATIHTDVEFLCDLDDCTYVINQEKLIHKLKEFEFKSLIRKFAV
- a CDS encoding DUF3055 domain-containing protein, which translates into the protein MSDISFDFLSDSTEETSTRFVTFVGEQSLKRYDLAITTTGRFYGKKIVADLQSGKTAILGPDDLEEEGYLEHVYQLNEEEGIELRAFLDLIVGVVHFSDL